The Pectobacterium parmentieri genome segment CTCAGCCGCAGCCGTTTGAACAAATGCGCCTCGACTGGAGTCGCGCTTTTGGCGGAGAGGGACATGAGGAAAACCCTTATGGCATCGGTATTCACCCTGAAGTACATCAGGGACATGAATTCATCCGCTTACCTAATGTAGAAGCAATGACTGGGCGTTTCACCCGGCCTAAACAAATACCTGAGCCAGCAGGTTTCGGTCCGTTGGATATCAGTTGGCCGCGACGCTTTAGTCGCATGGGGAAAAAATATGATACCAGTTGGTTGCAGAATGATTTCCCTGGTTTTGCGCGTGATATTGACTGGAAAGTCTTCAATGCCGCTAGCCCCGATCAATGGTGGCCGGAACGTGACGCGTTACCGCAACAGGCTGCATGGCGTATCTGGAATATGCATCCGGAAAAAACGCGGCAGGAAGGCAAATTGCCACCGTGGCAGGCACGCTGCTTTATTAACCGCCAGCGTAGTGATGAAACGTTGTTTGAAGAGATTGCATTGCGCGCCACTACGGTATGGTTTTTCCCCCATCTGGAGCAGATGTTGTTGCTCTGGCAGGGAAATACTCGCATCAACGAAGACGATGCCGCAGATGTCTTGCAACTTGTACCCGCCCTGGAAATACAGGGCGCTCCGAGATCGGTAAATCACTATCACACCGTGCTCACGCAGCGTATGGATAAAGAGAAGGGCGCGCTGTTCTCTTTCCGCGAAAAAGATTTGATCCCGGAAGAGACAATCGGTCCTTGGATTGATAGCGAAGTGCAACAAACGCCAAGCCCGATGCGAGAAAACATGCAAAATCGCGCAACGCTGTTGCGTGAGCAGCACCGGGCGCGCCTGGAGGCGACAGGCGAAGAGGTTGGCGATCTGCTTAAAGATTTTGATGAACCTGAGTTGCCGAAGTTGGAAAGTCTGCCGGAGTTTATCGAAAAAATGGAACAGCAGGCACAGGAAATGCAAGAGCAGGCGGAGCAACATAAACGCGATCTGGAAGAAAAATATCCTCAGATAAAAAATGATGAGCATCAGCCTCGTGGTCCGGAAACGATGTTTAGCATGCAGGAAATACTGCACCGCAATAAAGATAGCCTGAGTGATAAAAAGCTGGCGCAAAGCCGCGATGCGCTGCACCAGATGTACCTGATGTCCGTTAACCGTCAACCACCGGCTCGCCGTCTCAAAGGCGATCTGGCACAGATTATCCGCCAGCGCGCTGAACGTACGCTAGCGCAGGGGGGCAGCTTCAGCGGTATGGACCTGACCGGTGCTGATTTCTCTGGTATGGATCTGCGCGGCGCAGATTTCAGCAAAGCGCTGCTGGAGTGTGCAGATTTGAGCAATTGCAAACTGGACGGAGCTAACTTCCATAGTGCGATGCTGGCGCGTACCGAACTGCATAATACGTCACTTTGTGGCTGTAATTTTGAAAATGCCAGCCTCGCACTGGCACAGTGCTGTTACAGCGATTTTTCCAGAGCGCACTTTAAAGATACGCAGTTACAAGAAGCATTGTTTGATCACTGCACATTTGCCGAGGCGACCTTTACCGAATTGCTATTCCGTGAGACGTGGTTTACCCAGTGCGGCTTTCACCGCGCCACGCTTAATGCCTGCATTTTTATGGAACTTAGCCTGCCCGGTCTCGATTTTTCAGATGCGAAGCTCACCAAAACTACGTTTCTTAAATCTACGCTTGAACGGGCCACCTTTAACGGCGCCCTGCTGGATAGCTGCTCATGGGTGGAGACTCAGGCGAATGAAGCGCGTTTTACGGGGGCAACCTGGTTAACCAGTGCAGTGGCTTCGGGCAGTTCAATGAATAGCGCGGATTTTACACAAGCAACGTTGCGGCAAAGCAATCTGCGCCAGGCCTCGCTTATAGGTGCAGTATTTGCGCTGGCAAAACTGGAGAATAGCGATCTGAGTGAGGCTGATTGCCAGCAAACGAATTTCCAGCGCGCCAATCTGGCTGGCAGTTTGTTTGTGCGTACCGATTTCCGCGAGGCGAATTTCACCGATGCAAATCTGATCGGGGCACTATTGCAAAAGAGCCAGTTAGGCGGGGCAAACTTTCGCGGCGCCAATCTGTTCCGCGCCGATCTTTCCCAAGCGTTTACCAGCAATACCACGCAGCTTGATGGGGCCTGGACGAAACGCATCAAAATCCTGCCAAAGCGTGATGGAGAAATTGTATGACAGCGCTCAGCGCAGCAGAGTTGCAGCAGCGAATTAAACAAGGCGAAGTGATCAGCGAATGGGTGCTGGATGGACTGGATTTACACGGATGCGATCTTTCGGGCGGTGTTTTTCAGGAAGTGTCGTTAATGGGGGCCAACTTACAGGGCGCAAATCTGAAGGAGTCGGTGTTTACCGAATGTCAGTTTTCTCGGGCTAACCTATGCAACGCAAAGCTTGAGCAGACGGTGTTTAACCAGTGCGAAATGAAATCGTTAATCGTCAACGACACCCGGTTAAACGAATCCGTTTTTAACCAGTGTGAACTCACTGGCAGCGATTTCTCGCGTAGCGCGTTATTTACCACGCAGTTTATGCGCTGCCCCCTCACGCAGAGCCAGTTTGCACAGGTTCAGCTCGATCGCAGCGTTTTTTTTGAATCACCACTGGATGACAGCCGATTTGATGGTTGCAAAAGTTTTTTCACTACCTTTTACGGTATTGATTTGCGCCAGACCGCTTTGAACGCGGGCGAATTTGAACGCACGGTATTTTTCAATTGCGACCAGCGCGGTAAAAACTATACGCAACAGCGATTTATCTGCTGTCAGTTTACTGACTGTGCGTTGGATGAGGCGCAGTTTAACGGTGCGCAACTTTCACAGTGCAATTTCAAAGGCGCTTCGCTGAAAGCCGCCCAACTGAACCACGTCAATGCCAGCCAGGCGCTGTTTATGGAGGCCGATCTCAGCGGTGCACAGTGTAGGAGCGGCATATTCGATCAGGCAATCTTTGTTGGTGCAACGCTGGTGCGCACTGATTTCAGTCAGAGTCGGTTTTTCCAGAGCATCCTGCAAAAGGTGAACGCTTCGCAGGCGCTCTTCACCCTCAGCGATCTCACTTACAGTGACTTTTCTGCGGCAGATTTACGCATGGCCGATCTGCGCGGTGCGACTTTTTCCCGCACGCGTATGCATCGGGCACGTCAGGAGAACGCGCAATTCTCAGGTCGTCAGGGCATCCTTGAATTTGATGAAGAACTATTGGCAGCCGAGGCCTGGAGCGCACAGCGCCAGAGCCGCAGTTGAGGAGAATAAGCAATGAATAATGTTAATCATAAACTGGCGCAGGCCATCTTACCGCCGGTACAAGCGTCTGGCGTTGTGACCCACTGCTTCGCCGATGGCAGTCTGACCGTTGAATGCGAAGGACGTGGCTGGCATTGCCGTCGCGCGGCGAGTTGCGTTATTGCGCCACAGACTGGCGACATGGTGATAGTCACCTGCACCGAAAACCAGATCTGGTTGTTGGCGGTGCTAGAGCGCGCTAATCCGCAAAAGGCAGAACTGAGCGTGCCTGGTGATTTACACATTCACAGTGCGGGTGAACTGAGCCTGAGTAGTGCCGCGCTGCGTGTCAGCGCTGATCAGGGCGATTGCCATATCAGCGATATGAATTACAGCGGCGAGAAGTTCTCGGCCTGGGTAAGCCTTTCACGCGTCGTCGGTAAACGTGCGGAATCTGTGTGGCAGACCATTACGCAGATCAGCCACAACCTGCTGCGTACCACGCGCAACACGGAGCAGGTGCGTGCCGGACAGCTCGATATGAAAGCAGATGATTACGCGCGTTTGCATGCGCACAATATGGTGATCACCTCGAAAGCGATCACTAAGGTCGACTCTGAACAGATCCACATGGGTTAAGGATTAACGATGTTTGCGAACTGCCAGCTTTTTGGTATGGACTTGGCTTTCCCTGATGTTTGCTTGACGCCTATGCCAGCGCCTGTGCCGGTTCCCTATCCGGATATCGCACTGGGACCAACCGCTATCCCAAATGCACTCAACATTCTGTTTATGGGCATGCCTGCACATAACATGGCGACGGTAACGCCACTGACTAACGGTGACAATCCTGGGGTAGCAACGGGTGTGGCATCAGGCACTGTGATGGGACCATCCCGGCATCTTACCGGTTCATTCACGGTGTTGCTTAAAGGGACACCCGCCACCCGTCTGACTAGCATGAGCTTGCAAAACTCAACCAACGCTATTGGCATGCGTATCGTTCCAAGCCAGTTCAAAGTACTAATGCTGGCACCTTAACGCATGACTTTCTCACGCTAATCCTTTTACTGACAGGGATGAATCTATGTTCTCACGCATCACCGCGCAGTTGCCGATGGACGGTCTGCTGTTCTGGAAACTCTCGGGCACCGAGACGTTGTCCCACTCATTTGTGCTGACCGCCGACCTGCTTGCCACCGACGCACGGATTGACCGACATGCGCTGCTGGGCCAGCCGGTCACGTTCACACTGCCGACGCAGAGCCTGCTGAGCCCGCGCTACCTCAACGGCAAAATCACTCGGGTCGCGGTGCGCAGCGAAGAGCTGAGCGGCACGCGCTACGCGGTCTACACGCTGACGGTGGAATCGGACCTGTGGCCGATGCGGCGTGACCGCAACCTGCGCATCTTCCAGAGTCAGACGGTGCCGCAGATAGTGCAGACGCTGCTGAAAGAGTACGGGGTAAATGTGGAGATGCGTTTATCGGGCAGCTACCGGGTGTGGGAGTACTGTGTGCAGTACCAGGAGAGCAGCCTGGACTTTATCAGCCGGTTGATGGAGCTGGAAGGGATTTACTACTGGTTCCGCCACGAGCAGGAGCACCACACGCTGGTGCTGTGCGACGCGACAGACCAGCACAAGGCATTTCCCGGCTACGAGACGATGACATATCACGCAACGCCGTCGGGTGGCAGCGTGACGGAAGAGGGCATCAGCCAGTGGTCGCTGGCAGAGAGCGTCACGCCGGGAATGTACAGCACGGACGATTACGATTTTCGCAAGCCAAACGCGTGGATGCTTCAGGCGCGGCAGAATCCGGCGTCGCCGACGCCGGGCTCGGTGGACGTGTACGACTGGCCGGGTCATTTTGTGGACCACAGCCACGGCGAGTTTTACACGCGTATCCGTCAGGAGGTGTGGCAGGTAGAGCACCACAGCGTGAGCGGGTCGGGCACAGCGACGGGCATTGCACCGGGGTTTACCTTTGGTCTCCTTAACGCGCCACATTTTAGCGACAACGGTGAGTATCTGGTGACATCGGCGACGTATGTGTTTGAGGAAAACAGCTACGCCAGCGGTGATAGCGGAGGCTCGAAGCACAACATTGCGTTCACGGTGCTGCCTGCGTCGGTAACGTTCCGGGCGCCCCCGACGACGGCGTGGCCGAAGACGCACGGCCCGCAGACGGCGAAGGTGGTGGGCCCGCAGGGAGAATCTATCTGGACGGACCGGTACGGCCGGGTGAAGGTAAAGTTCCACTGGGATCGACTGGCGAAGGGCGACGACACCAGCTCGTGCTGGGTACGTGTATCGAGCGCCTGGGCGGGTCAGGGATTTGGCGGGGTGCAGATCCCGCGCGTGGGCGATGAAGTGGTGGTGGACTTCATCAACGGCGACCCGGACCGCCCGCTGATCATCGGCCGGGTGTACAACGAGGCGAGCATGCCACCGTGGTCGCTGCCAGCGGCGGCGACGCAGATGGGATTTATGAGTCGTAGCAAGGATGGGCACAAAGATAATGCCAACGCCCTTCGTTTTGAGGATAAGGCAGGGCAAGAGCAAATCTGGATCCATGCTGAAAAAAATATGGATACAGAGATTGAGCACAGTGAGACACATAACGTCGGTGTCGATCGTCAAAAAACTATCGGTCAGGATGAACACATTACGGTTAAGCGCAACCTGGACGTTAACGTGGGTGTAAATTCAACCAGTAATACAGGAAACCAGCACAAGATTAACGTCGGTAAAAATCAAACCGTATTGACCATGGATAAAGAGGGTAATGCCCTGCTGGAAGCGACAAATTCTATCAAGTTCAAGGTGAATGATAACTATATTCTCATTACACCATCGACCATAGAAATTATTGTTTCTGAAGGGAATCTGAAGGCGGAAAGTATCACCGAAGCATCCTTTAAAGGCATAGAAATGACAACACTGGGTGGTGGAATAAATGCCGATTTCAAAGCTAATGAGGCGGTAAATATCAGCGGAACCAACCTGACGGATATCAAAGGTGCTGTCGTTAAAATTAATAGCTAATTTTTAGCAAAAGGATAGTGATTATGGGACAGCCTGCCGCCAGAGCGACCATAGATACCAGCGCGCATACCGGTCCAATACAATCCGGAAGCCCCGATGTGATTATCGGTGGTTTTCCTGCCGCCCGAAAAAGCGATACGTTATCATGTTCAAGCCACGGTAGCGGCGTGATTGTCGGTGGTTCCAGTACGGTTTTCGTGAACGGTATGCCGCTCGCCCGCAAAGGGGATAAGACACAGTGCAATGCCAGCGGCTCGCCTGCGCCTGTCAGGCCAAAACCTGCGGTGCCCCAGTACTGGGGAAGTTCACTAGCGAAAAAAGCGGGTGAAGATGGAATGGTGCACGGTGATGTCTATGATACCCGCGTACTCGGTGCCTATGCTAGCTTGGAGGATAAGAACCTCAACGGTGACTTTGATACCGCTTCGGCCGGTTTTGCGCTATCAGATATCACCATTGGCAATATGAAAAGTAAAGATTTACTGCGAGGGGAGATGCGCAACAAGGTCGCAGTTGCCAATGTTACCGGTTCATTGTACGGCGGTGGTAATAGTATTTATGGCCTGAATACTAATGCTACCGCGACAGGTATACAGTACGGTGGTTCCGCGGCTGCAGGTAAAGAAGGTACGTTGTATGGCGGCGTTGGGGGAGACGTTACCATCGGCACGGCAGAAGCCAAAGCCGTTGGTGAAGTGTATACCGGCAATAATGGGCGATACGGTTTTACTGCCGATGTTGGTGCGGAAGCGAAAGGGATAAAAGGCGAAGTTGTGGGTAATATAGATCTCCTGGGTATTCTGGTTGCGGATGCGAAAGCCGATGCAAGTCTGGGTTCAGTGGGTGGAACTTTGGGTGGGAATGCTTTCTGGGACACGACTGACTATTCAGCCAACCTAAGGGTGACAGGAGGGGTTGCAGCGCTAGTTGGTTTGAAGGGTGATGCAAGTTTAAAAGTGGCATTTAAACCCATCCTCGACTTCTTTGACTACTTATATGATGATGAATCAATTGCAGCCCCTATTTTGGTAGATAGCGGAAATGGGAAAATTATTACCGGGTGTGTTACTGTTTTAATTGGCGATTAAAAGGTTCATGGAGATTGTGGCGAAATGAAATGGGTAGGTTTTACTCTATTTATAGGATTTACATTGATTTATATTTGGAATGGGACAGATCTGTTTGAAAAAAAAGAGTGGCGTGCTTTTGGGATAAAGTTTATTGCTGTGCTGCTCGGTGCATTTTTTTTGGTTTTTTTTCTGGTGGGAATATCAAAGTTTATCCCTTTGATAACTAAAGAAACAGCGCGAACGTTAACCGTAATTATACCTGCATCATTTGTTACGGTATTACTTTCAAAATTTTTCGTCATTATGCTAAATACCATCTTTGATATTATCATACGTTTTCATGAGCGTTATAATACTGCTGAGAACTATTCAAAGTTGTCGTCATTGTTTAATAAATATGGGCCAAGATTGCGTATGCTGGCAAAATGTCTGGCATCGTTTGGCTGTATCCTTATGTTCTATGGCATCTGGTTTGGCAGCACAGTCTAAATTGAAGAGGTTTTATGAACACCGAGCATAACTATGCTTTTCCCATAGCCTTAACTACAAACATCGAAGACATTGAGGCGAACTACTGGAAGTGCTTGTACACCTCCACTGATAAGAAAATGCTTCAATACTGGGTGATTTTGCCAAAGCGCGCCAAGCCCGCAGAGCTGACTCCACAACACATTGCCGAAGTTGGTCTGACTAATCTTGGCCGCTACGTAACAGATGATGCGCAACCTTATATGGAAGTCTGGGCTGCTTATGAACGTTGTCAGTGGGAGATGAATCCCGCAGACTGGTTGTTTAATAAGCTGGAGTTGATGGGCGAGAAAGTGCTGAACCAGCGATTGATTGTACATCCATCCGGTAGCGGTCTGTTTGCAGATGTACTGACCCTTAAAATTCACTCCTCCGGGGATGAGGTTATTTCACGCTATACCGTGCAGAAGGA includes the following:
- a CDS encoding DUF2169 family type VI secretion system accessory protein; its protein translation is MKIIKPLRLSVLNRPFRWQGKNHLGVTVLALTDMGENPQLRPEMELWQLAANELQTSGGVIDLAIPKVCAEFLATGHAYTHHQRDKTACAARIEIDTLSKSLAVFGDRYWVRNQITQPQPFEQMRLDWSRAFGGEGHEENPYGIGIHPEVHQGHEFIRLPNVEAMTGRFTRPKQIPEPAGFGPLDISWPRRFSRMGKKYDTSWLQNDFPGFARDIDWKVFNAASPDQWWPERDALPQQAAWRIWNMHPEKTRQEGKLPPWQARCFINRQRSDETLFEEIALRATTVWFFPHLEQMLLLWQGNTRINEDDAADVLQLVPALEIQGAPRSVNHYHTVLTQRMDKEKGALFSFREKDLIPEETIGPWIDSEVQQTPSPMRENMQNRATLLREQHRARLEATGEEVGDLLKDFDEPELPKLESLPEFIEKMEQQAQEMQEQAEQHKRDLEEKYPQIKNDEHQPRGPETMFSMQEILHRNKDSLSDKKLAQSRDALHQMYLMSVNRQPPARRLKGDLAQIIRQRAERTLAQGGSFSGMDLTGADFSGMDLRGADFSKALLECADLSNCKLDGANFHSAMLARTELHNTSLCGCNFENASLALAQCCYSDFSRAHFKDTQLQEALFDHCTFAEATFTELLFRETWFTQCGFHRATLNACIFMELSLPGLDFSDAKLTKTTFLKSTLERATFNGALLDSCSWVETQANEARFTGATWLTSAVASGSSMNSADFTQATLRQSNLRQASLIGAVFALAKLENSDLSEADCQQTNFQRANLAGSLFVRTDFREANFTDANLIGALLQKSQLGGANFRGANLFRADLSQAFTSNTTQLDGAWTKRIKILPKRDGEIV
- a CDS encoding pentapeptide repeat-containing protein, which translates into the protein MTALSAAELQQRIKQGEVISEWVLDGLDLHGCDLSGGVFQEVSLMGANLQGANLKESVFTECQFSRANLCNAKLEQTVFNQCEMKSLIVNDTRLNESVFNQCELTGSDFSRSALFTTQFMRCPLTQSQFAQVQLDRSVFFESPLDDSRFDGCKSFFTTFYGIDLRQTALNAGEFERTVFFNCDQRGKNYTQQRFICCQFTDCALDEAQFNGAQLSQCNFKGASLKAAQLNHVNASQALFMEADLSGAQCRSGIFDQAIFVGATLVRTDFSQSRFFQSILQKVNASQALFTLSDLTYSDFSAADLRMADLRGATFSRTRMHRARQENAQFSGRQGILEFDEELLAAEAWSAQRQSRS
- a CDS encoding DUF3540 domain-containing protein, with protein sequence MNNVNHKLAQAILPPVQASGVVTHCFADGSLTVECEGRGWHCRRAASCVIAPQTGDMVIVTCTENQIWLLAVLERANPQKAELSVPGDLHIHSAGELSLSSAALRVSADQGDCHISDMNYSGEKFSAWVSLSRVVGKRAESVWQTITQISHNLLRTTRNTEQVRAGQLDMKADDYARLHAHNMVITSKAITKVDSEQIHMG
- a CDS encoding DUF4150 domain-containing protein, whose amino-acid sequence is MFANCQLFGMDLAFPDVCLTPMPAPVPVPYPDIALGPTAIPNALNILFMGMPAHNMATVTPLTNGDNPGVATGVASGTVMGPSRHLTGSFTVLLKGTPATRLTSMSLQNSTNAIGMRIVPSQFKVLMLAP
- a CDS encoding type VI secretion system Vgr family protein — protein: MFSRITAQLPMDGLLFWKLSGTETLSHSFVLTADLLATDARIDRHALLGQPVTFTLPTQSLLSPRYLNGKITRVAVRSEELSGTRYAVYTLTVESDLWPMRRDRNLRIFQSQTVPQIVQTLLKEYGVNVEMRLSGSYRVWEYCVQYQESSLDFISRLMELEGIYYWFRHEQEHHTLVLCDATDQHKAFPGYETMTYHATPSGGSVTEEGISQWSLAESVTPGMYSTDDYDFRKPNAWMLQARQNPASPTPGSVDVYDWPGHFVDHSHGEFYTRIRQEVWQVEHHSVSGSGTATGIAPGFTFGLLNAPHFSDNGEYLVTSATYVFEENSYASGDSGGSKHNIAFTVLPASVTFRAPPTTAWPKTHGPQTAKVVGPQGESIWTDRYGRVKVKFHWDRLAKGDDTSSCWVRVSSAWAGQGFGGVQIPRVGDEVVVDFINGDPDRPLIIGRVYNEASMPPWSLPAAATQMGFMSRSKDGHKDNANALRFEDKAGQEQIWIHAEKNMDTEIEHSETHNVGVDRQKTIGQDEHITVKRNLDVNVGVNSTSNTGNQHKINVGKNQTVLTMDKEGNALLEATNSIKFKVNDNYILITPSTIEIIVSEGNLKAESITEASFKGIEMTTLGGGINADFKANEAVNISGTNLTDIKGAVVKINS
- a CDS encoding PAAR domain-containing protein — translated: MGQPAARATIDTSAHTGPIQSGSPDVIIGGFPAARKSDTLSCSSHGSGVIVGGSSTVFVNGMPLARKGDKTQCNASGSPAPVRPKPAVPQYWGSSLAKKAGEDGMVHGDVYDTRVLGAYASLEDKNLNGDFDTASAGFALSDITIGNMKSKDLLRGEMRNKVAVANVTGSLYGGGNSIYGLNTNATATGIQYGGSAAAGKEGTLYGGVGGDVTIGTAEAKAVGEVYTGNNGRYGFTADVGAEAKGIKGEVVGNIDLLGILVADAKADASLGSVGGTLGGNAFWDTTDYSANLRVTGGVAALVGLKGDASLKVAFKPILDFFDYLYDDESIAAPILVDSGNGKIITGCVTVLIGD